The proteins below are encoded in one region of Bremerella sp. P1:
- a CDS encoding metallophosphoesterase family protein: MKRALISDIHGNLEALNAVLDDIRQQGISEIYCLGDVIGYGPNPVECLDMVRRKCAMCLLGNHDQAALFDPEGFNPVAFRAILWTRDQIDNSSGGAAAVNERWDFLGELPRTHVEPNRLYVHGSPRDPTNEYVFPEDVYNQRKMENLFERVEQFSFQGHTHIPGVFTPSLEFFGPDECDHEYRFGDEKALFNVGSVGQPRDGDPRSCYVILSDDSIVFRRVEYDPEVTAKKIYDTPQLDNMLGDRLRDGR, from the coding sequence GTGAAACGTGCCCTCATCAGCGACATCCACGGTAATTTGGAAGCCTTAAACGCGGTCTTGGATGACATTCGCCAGCAAGGAATCAGCGAGATTTATTGCTTGGGTGATGTCATTGGCTATGGCCCCAACCCGGTCGAGTGCCTGGACATGGTTCGCCGCAAGTGCGCCATGTGCCTCTTGGGCAACCACGATCAGGCGGCCTTGTTCGACCCGGAAGGTTTTAACCCCGTCGCATTCCGCGCCATTCTGTGGACGCGCGATCAGATCGACAATTCGTCCGGCGGTGCTGCCGCCGTGAACGAGCGGTGGGATTTCTTGGGAGAACTTCCGCGAACGCACGTGGAGCCGAATCGCTTGTACGTGCACGGTTCGCCGCGTGATCCAACAAACGAATACGTCTTCCCGGAAGACGTTTACAACCAGCGGAAGATGGAAAACCTGTTCGAGCGCGTCGAGCAGTTCAGCTTCCAAGGCCATACGCACATTCCTGGCGTGTTTACACCGAGCCTCGAGTTTTTCGGCCCGGACGAATGCGATCACGAGTACCGCTTCGGCGACGAGAAGGCATTGTTCAATGTCGGTAGCGTGGGCCAGCCGCGCGACGGCGACCCGCGGTCGTGCTACGTAATTCTCTCGGATGATTCGATCGTGTTCCGTCGCGTTGAATACGATCCCGAGGTTACGGCCAAGAAGATCTACGACACGCCTCAGTTAGACAACATGCTGGGTGACCGGCTGCGAGACGGCCGATAA
- a CDS encoding metallophosphoesterase family protein, which produces MKTAVVSDIHGNLDALQAVLKDIESQSVDRIFCLGDVVGYGPNPRECVDIVRTFDLCILGNHDQAALFDPEGFSHGAEQAIFWTRKQLESGEDQDSTLSRWHYLCGLPRTHSEGNRLFVHGSARNPLCEYVFPEDIYNPKKLEKIFALVPNVCFQGHTHVPGVFYESAQFMSPSDFDKSTYHFNGDKAMINVGSVGQPRDGDPRSCYVIVDEKTVQFRRVEYSIDTVAEKIRGIDELDDSQGERLYEGH; this is translated from the coding sequence ATGAAAACTGCAGTTGTCAGCGACATCCATGGCAACCTCGATGCCCTTCAGGCCGTTCTGAAAGATATTGAGTCGCAATCTGTCGATCGTATTTTTTGCCTGGGCGATGTGGTCGGCTATGGGCCGAACCCACGCGAATGCGTCGACATCGTTCGCACGTTCGATCTGTGTATCTTGGGCAACCACGATCAGGCTGCCCTGTTTGATCCTGAAGGTTTCAGCCACGGTGCCGAACAGGCAATCTTCTGGACCCGCAAGCAGCTGGAAAGTGGCGAAGACCAGGACTCGACCCTCAGCCGTTGGCACTATTTGTGTGGCTTGCCGCGAACACACAGCGAAGGCAATCGCCTATTCGTGCATGGATCTGCCCGAAACCCGCTGTGCGAGTATGTCTTCCCGGAAGACATCTACAATCCCAAGAAGCTGGAGAAGATCTTCGCGCTGGTGCCGAATGTTTGTTTTCAAGGTCATACGCACGTCCCTGGCGTGTTTTATGAGTCGGCCCAGTTCATGAGCCCGTCCGACTTTGATAAGAGCACGTATCACTTCAACGGCGACAAAGCGATGATCAACGTCGGTAGCGTGGGCCAACCGCGCGACGGCGATCCGCGTAGTTGCTACGTGATTGTGGACGAAAAAACGGTCCAATTCCGCCGTGTTGAGTATTCGATCGATACGGTAGCGGAAAAAATCCGCGGCATCGACGAGTTGGACGACTCGCAAGGCGAACGTCTCTATGAGGGACACTGA
- the tsaB gene encoding tRNA (adenosine(37)-N6)-threonylcarbamoyltransferase complex dimerization subunit type 1 TsaB: MKTLAIDTSTRQSSLALFQGNDLVASQWLDPTLPTTQAITPLLAELVDEAGWKPTELQLVIAAQGPGSFTGLRIGVMTAKTIAYVSGATTVGVNTLRAIAHRCDDNVSRLHVVMDAQRKQFFHAAYDRDDAGNYVEVQSTQIVDDKEFLASLNAGESITGPGLKNKLSLVPEGVRVVDENEWAPTAEAVGRVGITDFLAGRFDDFWSLNPNYYRKSAAEEKLESEAS, encoded by the coding sequence TTGAAGACGCTCGCTATCGATACCTCAACCCGGCAAAGCTCGCTCGCCTTGTTTCAGGGGAACGATTTGGTGGCATCGCAGTGGCTTGATCCGACCTTGCCCACCACCCAGGCCATCACGCCGCTACTCGCGGAGCTGGTCGACGAGGCAGGTTGGAAGCCGACCGAGCTTCAGCTGGTGATCGCTGCCCAGGGGCCCGGTTCCTTTACGGGTCTTCGCATCGGCGTAATGACTGCCAAGACAATTGCTTACGTCTCGGGGGCAACGACCGTTGGTGTGAATACTTTGAGGGCCATTGCCCACCGCTGCGACGACAACGTCTCGCGTCTGCACGTGGTCATGGACGCCCAGCGGAAGCAGTTCTTTCACGCCGCGTATGACCGCGACGACGCCGGTAATTACGTCGAAGTGCAGTCCACGCAAATCGTGGATGACAAAGAGTTTCTGGCATCGCTGAACGCTGGCGAGTCGATTACCGGGCCGGGGCTGAAGAATAAGCTCTCGTTGGTGCCGGAAGGGGTTCGCGTGGTCGACGAAAATGAATGGGCCCCCACCGCTGAAGCAGTCGGACGTGTCGGAATTACCGACTTCCTGGCTGGCCGTTTCGATGATTTCTGGTCGTTGAACCCCAACTACTACCGCAAAAGCGCAGCCGAGGAAAAGCTGGAAAGCGAAGCCTCTTAG
- a CDS encoding DUF1559 domain-containing protein, with the protein MTVKHPRSAFTLVELLVVIAIIGILIALLLPAVQQAREAARRMQCSNNLKQQGLGLHNFHDTYNRLPPGAANDMQPFGTRTSPEWGTSWLGYIMPFLELGNAFENAKLTQGNGYNSTAIQNAIGNGAGETPVFEVYACPSSPLPRVAAFAPKTMIADYVGISGAVNGFGSITAPQGVDQFFSSSYYGAATINGVLHFNSQTRFADVTDGTSNTMIVGEISDWLYKDTSTKFDYRPSARHGFHMGSRGPDTSTTVPNSGQARQFSLSTIRYKINPGKSQVFSGTASSGVRIESGYSSGGANVPLTSAHPGGVMVLLTDGSVRFLSETVDNVTLGNLSVRYDGNVLGEF; encoded by the coding sequence ATGACCGTTAAGCATCCCCGCTCGGCCTTTACCCTGGTCGAACTTCTTGTTGTGATTGCCATCATTGGCATCTTGATCGCGTTGCTGCTGCCTGCCGTGCAGCAAGCGCGTGAAGCCGCTCGCCGTATGCAGTGCTCGAACAACCTCAAGCAGCAAGGGCTTGGCCTCCACAACTTCCACGACACATACAATCGTCTTCCCCCAGGTGCGGCGAACGACATGCAGCCGTTCGGTACCCGCACTTCGCCGGAGTGGGGCACTTCGTGGTTGGGTTACATCATGCCGTTTCTGGAACTGGGCAATGCATTCGAGAATGCCAAGTTGACCCAAGGCAATGGTTACAACTCGACGGCCATTCAAAATGCAATTGGCAATGGTGCCGGCGAGACGCCTGTCTTCGAGGTGTATGCGTGTCCTTCGTCCCCGCTGCCGCGCGTGGCCGCGTTTGCGCCGAAGACGATGATCGCCGACTACGTGGGCATCTCCGGTGCGGTCAACGGGTTTGGTTCGATCACGGCACCGCAAGGCGTCGATCAGTTCTTCTCGTCCAGCTATTACGGCGCGGCAACGATCAACGGTGTGCTGCACTTCAACTCGCAAACGCGTTTTGCCGACGTGACCGATGGTACGTCGAACACGATGATTGTGGGTGAGATTTCCGACTGGCTGTACAAGGACACCTCGACGAAGTTCGACTACCGTCCTAGTGCTCGTCACGGGTTTCACATGGGTAGCCGCGGGCCGGATACCTCGACGACCGTTCCGAACTCGGGCCAGGCACGTCAGTTCAGCCTTTCGACGATCCGATACAAAATCAATCCTGGCAAATCGCAGGTCTTCTCCGGCACGGCTTCGTCCGGCGTGCGGATCGAAAGTGGCTACTCCAGCGGTGGCGCGAATGTCCCGCTGACCTCGGCCCACCCAGGCGGCGTGATGGTTCTGCTGACCGACGGTTCGGTTCGTTTCCTGAGTGAAACGGTCGACAACGTCACGCTCGGTAACCTGTCGGTGCGTTACGACGGAAACGTTCTCGGCGAATTCTAA
- a CDS encoding RNA polymerase sigma factor, translated as MSLPPSATKTVSDAQDVASQTESAFVQYDRVQAAEEDALLIQALQSNDREALGTFVQRQQGFVFGYLRSRMVDPTDADDLCQEVFLRCLAGKVRFRGDVPVRPWLLGVARNVLREHIRRNKRRKEVEWTELCLELDALTEDDSSDYKAVHGWLHSCIDTLGSSAHEALKMHYFARLKMAQIAEKMRRSEGAVKLLVFRARQALKECVTRKSRIASDE; from the coding sequence ATGTCGTTACCCCCTTCCGCAACAAAGACGGTTTCTGACGCACAAGATGTCGCGTCCCAAACCGAATCCGCCTTTGTGCAGTACGACCGCGTTCAGGCGGCGGAAGAGGACGCGCTACTCATTCAGGCATTGCAGTCCAACGATCGCGAAGCATTGGGCACCTTCGTCCAACGTCAGCAAGGGTTTGTCTTTGGTTACCTCCGATCGCGGATGGTCGATCCAACCGATGCCGACGACCTGTGCCAGGAAGTCTTTCTCCGGTGCCTGGCCGGCAAAGTCCGTTTTCGCGGCGACGTCCCAGTTCGGCCCTGGCTATTGGGTGTTGCCCGAAACGTCTTACGCGAGCACATTCGCCGCAACAAGCGGCGGAAGGAAGTCGAGTGGACCGAACTCTGCCTGGAACTCGATGCCCTGACCGAGGACGACAGTTCCGACTATAAAGCGGTGCACGGTTGGCTTCATTCGTGCATCGATACCCTTGGTAGTTCGGCCCATGAAGCGCTGAAAATGCACTACTTCGCCCGCCTGAAAATGGCTCAGATCGCGGAGAAGATGCGTCGCAGCGAAGGGGCCGTAAAGCTTCTCGTTTTCCGTGCCCGCCAAGCCCTCAAAGAATGCGTCACACGAAAGTCGCGGATCGCCTCGGATGAATGA
- the hemL gene encoding glutamate-1-semialdehyde 2,1-aminomutase produces MSRTKSHEVFARAKHLMPGGVNSPARAFGAVGGEPIVFERGEGAYLFDVDGNQYIDYIGSWGPMILGHLHPAVREALHAAVDQGTSFGAPTERENGLAELIIELVPSVEQVRLVNSGTEATMSAIRLARGFTGRHKIVKFSGNYHGHVDSLLVAAGSAAATLGVPNSPGVTPGTAQDTIVLPYNDIEALDQLFSHHQDEIAGVIFEPVVGNMGCVPPAPGFLEKIREHCDHYGAVMIMDEVMTGFRVAMGGAQQLFGITPDLTTLGKIVGGGLPIGAYGGRADIMGHILPAGEIFQAGTLSGNPLATAAGIATLQTLKDTDPYAKLDSNTKLLEEGFTAAAAEAGVPTVTGRVGSMLTLFFHNEPVLSWDDAAKCDTARYGKFFWEMIERGVYLPCSQYEALFVSAAHSDEDIAKTIDAAKEALVALKK; encoded by the coding sequence ATGTCACGCACCAAGAGCCATGAAGTTTTTGCTCGAGCCAAGCATTTGATGCCGGGTGGGGTGAATTCGCCGGCTCGGGCTTTCGGGGCGGTCGGTGGCGAGCCCATCGTCTTCGAGCGGGGCGAAGGGGCTTACCTGTTTGATGTCGATGGCAACCAGTACATCGACTACATCGGGTCATGGGGACCGATGATTCTGGGGCATCTGCACCCGGCGGTTCGCGAAGCCTTGCACGCCGCGGTCGATCAGGGGACCAGCTTTGGGGCTCCGACCGAACGCGAGAACGGGCTGGCCGAGCTGATCATCGAGCTGGTCCCGTCGGTCGAACAGGTTCGCCTGGTCAACAGTGGAACCGAAGCGACCATGAGCGCCATTCGCCTGGCTCGCGGTTTCACGGGCAGGCATAAGATCGTCAAGTTCAGCGGCAACTATCACGGACACGTCGATAGCCTACTGGTAGCAGCCGGTAGCGCGGCAGCGACCCTGGGCGTGCCGAACTCGCCCGGCGTGACGCCAGGGACCGCCCAGGACACGATCGTTCTGCCGTACAACGATATTGAAGCCCTCGATCAGCTCTTCTCACATCACCAGGACGAGATCGCCGGGGTGATCTTTGAACCAGTCGTCGGCAACATGGGCTGCGTGCCACCGGCACCAGGCTTTTTGGAGAAGATCCGCGAGCACTGCGATCATTACGGCGCGGTGATGATCATGGACGAAGTGATGACCGGCTTCCGCGTCGCGATGGGGGGTGCTCAGCAGCTGTTTGGCATTACGCCGGACCTGACGACGCTTGGCAAGATTGTCGGCGGCGGGCTGCCGATTGGGGCTTACGGCGGTCGCGCCGATATCATGGGGCACATCCTGCCAGCCGGCGAAATCTTCCAGGCCGGTACCCTCAGCGGTAATCCTTTGGCGACTGCCGCCGGGATCGCCACGCTGCAAACCTTGAAGGATACCGACCCCTACGCGAAGCTCGACTCGAACACCAAGCTGTTGGAAGAAGGCTTTACGGCTGCCGCTGCCGAAGCTGGCGTACCGACGGTTACCGGTCGAGTCGGCAGCATGCTGACCCTGTTCTTCCACAACGAGCCAGTCCTCAGTTGGGATGACGCCGCCAAGTGCGACACGGCCCGCTATGGAAAGTTCTTCTGGGAGATGATCGAGCGTGGCGTTTACTTGCCGTGTAGCCAGTACGAGGCGCTGTTTGTCTCGGCGGCTCACAGCGATGAGGATATCGCCAAGACGATCGACGCCGCGAAGGAAGCGCTCGTCGCTCTGAAGAAGTAG
- a CDS encoding YidC/Oxa1 family insertase periplasmic-domain containing protein: MERRHITFIFLAASLLLTFNLLSNMNKPEEKPEDAREDIVEVDPDANTPKEGQPGDADDAPAEEDKVTHDRQFATLGSVNPEDGYRMLVTLDSKGASVHRVELSNPNYQSYEHDDDGGYLGQLAFDETDGNGVKVHVIGPGTPAAQAVAKTEGVEGGLKVGDTIVSINDQPITDINSFKEAMRATKPRGEIQVTVERPSATEGEAPQKIAFTVTLRKHPIEVIKPDVSTVTGPNGLPQEFLHPPAYLTTLAQVGSLTAREASAEYKSLAEIKGLPSLIDGNWKATQVSEDEVHFEMTLFPSDLKQLGDNRKLRLVKKFKLTKVTEEMTDAEGFHIDYELEIHNESEEALSVAYKQLGPTGLPLEGWWYAHKISHGFGTAGIRDVTWESEDGSDYRLFTVYDMVEQAQKEGADPQTPLYNLDTNVKTKYAGVDAQYFNSSLLLDHENSSTSIDLAEATAAPIAPIDESYEPKTDCTFTLQSRAYPIGGGETVNQKFRIFAGPKKTDVLKHYGLGKVEYYGWFSPVSSILLVVLHGLYSVLGSYGLAIIVLTLMVRGAMHPISRKQAKNMQIQQALAPEIKRISDQYKDDPEGRLKAQQELFKKHNFNPVGGCLMMFIQLPIFLGLYRALAVDFQLRQAPLIPGLAWCSNLAAPDQLMYWANWMPEFLSRPTGFPSLGPYLNILPLVTVSLFLVQQKLFMPPPQDEQQAMQQRIMTIMMIFMGVMFFKVPSGLCIYFITSSIWGIVERKLLPKPKNIPVVVEAKKEEIKQPKVRQAKKKK, translated from the coding sequence GTGGAACGGCGCCACATCACGTTCATCTTTCTTGCCGCTTCGCTGCTGCTGACTTTCAATCTCCTGAGCAACATGAACAAGCCGGAGGAAAAGCCGGAAGATGCTCGCGAGGATATTGTCGAGGTCGATCCCGATGCGAACACGCCCAAGGAAGGCCAGCCCGGCGATGCAGACGATGCCCCGGCAGAAGAAGATAAGGTCACCCACGACCGTCAGTTCGCGACGCTCGGTTCGGTCAATCCGGAAGACGGATACCGCATGTTGGTGACGCTCGATTCGAAGGGGGCTTCGGTTCACCGTGTTGAACTCAGCAATCCCAACTACCAAAGCTACGAGCACGACGACGATGGTGGCTACCTCGGTCAGCTGGCCTTCGACGAAACCGACGGCAACGGCGTGAAGGTCCACGTCATTGGCCCTGGCACACCAGCCGCTCAAGCCGTGGCCAAGACCGAAGGGGTTGAGGGTGGTCTGAAAGTTGGCGATACGATCGTCTCGATTAACGATCAACCGATCACCGATATCAACAGCTTCAAAGAAGCCATGCGGGCCACGAAACCGCGCGGCGAGATCCAAGTCACCGTCGAGCGTCCTTCGGCGACCGAAGGGGAAGCACCTCAAAAGATTGCTTTCACTGTGACGCTTCGCAAACACCCAATCGAAGTCATCAAGCCGGACGTTTCGACCGTCACCGGCCCCAACGGCCTGCCGCAGGAATTCCTTCACCCACCAGCGTATCTGACAACGCTCGCTCAGGTTGGCTCCCTCACCGCGCGGGAAGCATCGGCCGAATATAAAAGCCTGGCCGAAATCAAAGGGCTTCCTTCGCTGATCGATGGCAACTGGAAGGCAACGCAGGTTTCCGAAGATGAAGTCCACTTCGAGATGACCCTGTTCCCCAGCGACCTCAAGCAGCTGGGCGACAACCGAAAGCTTCGCCTGGTCAAGAAGTTCAAGCTGACCAAGGTCACCGAAGAGATGACCGACGCGGAAGGCTTTCATATCGACTACGAATTGGAGATTCATAACGAATCGGAAGAGGCACTCAGCGTCGCCTACAAGCAGCTTGGTCCGACGGGACTTCCGCTGGAAGGTTGGTGGTACGCCCACAAGATCAGCCACGGCTTTGGAACCGCTGGTATCCGCGACGTGACGTGGGAATCAGAAGACGGCAGCGACTACCGCTTGTTCACCGTGTACGACATGGTCGAGCAGGCCCAAAAGGAAGGGGCCGATCCGCAGACGCCGCTTTACAACTTAGACACCAACGTCAAAACGAAGTATGCCGGCGTCGATGCCCAGTACTTCAACAGCTCGTTGCTGCTGGACCACGAAAACAGCTCGACCTCCATCGACCTGGCCGAGGCAACCGCAGCTCCGATCGCTCCGATTGATGAATCGTACGAACCCAAAACGGACTGCACGTTCACCCTGCAAAGCCGTGCCTATCCGATCGGCGGCGGCGAAACGGTTAACCAGAAGTTCCGTATCTTTGCCGGGCCGAAGAAGACCGACGTGCTGAAGCATTATGGCCTCGGCAAAGTCGAGTACTACGGTTGGTTCAGCCCAGTCTCCTCGATCCTGTTGGTCGTGCTGCATGGGCTGTACTCGGTCTTGGGAAGTTATGGGCTGGCGATCATCGTGCTGACGCTGATGGTGCGTGGTGCGATGCACCCGATCAGCCGCAAGCAGGCCAAGAACATGCAGATCCAGCAGGCTCTTGCTCCGGAAATCAAACGCATCAGCGACCAATACAAGGACGACCCCGAAGGACGCCTCAAAGCCCAGCAAGAACTGTTCAAGAAGCACAACTTCAACCCCGTGGGCGGTTGCTTGATGATGTTCATCCAGTTGCCGATCTTCCTGGGACTTTACCGGGCACTCGCGGTCGACTTCCAACTGCGACAAGCGCCGCTGATTCCTGGCCTGGCATGGTGTTCGAACCTGGCCGCTCCTGACCAATTGATGTACTGGGCGAACTGGATGCCTGAGTTCCTCTCGCGTCCAACCGGCTTCCCGAGCTTGGGTCCTTACCTCAACATCTTGCCGCTGGTGACCGTTTCGTTGTTCCTGGTGCAGCAGAAGCTGTTCATGCCTCCACCGCAAGACGAACAACAAGCGATGCAGCAGCGAATCATGACCATCATGATGATCTTCATGGGTGTCATGTTCTTTAAAGTCCCGTCGGGTCTGTGTATCTACTTCATCACCTCCAGCATCTGGGGTATCGTCGAACGGAAGCTGCTTCCCAAGCCGAAGAACATCCCCGTGGTGGTCGAGGCCAAGAAGGAAGAGATCAAGCAGCCGAAAGTCCGCCAGGCGAAGAAGAAAAAGTAG
- a CDS encoding tRNA modification GTPase, which produces MAMDLEQTIVAISSAPGIGGRSIVRLSGEDAVRLAMSITSEPDAVTVTGSQVVQREICLPGKRTLTADFWIWPTSRSYTKQPQVEIHLLGSRAVADLVLIGLRRAGARLAQPGEFTMRAFLAGRLDLTQAEAVLGVIDAHGEQRFQSALRQLSGGLSGPLQNARNDLIELLALLEAGLDFVEEDIEFIEMEELRERVSSIVNSLAQLRDQIRSRTTNQSIPKVVLLGLPNAGKSSLFNALAGSDEAITSPISGTTRDFITRKLNWDNIELELVDTAGHESFEDGDEIRKFMADQTRFATEDCDVGILCVDAGVGMSDQDRELSQRIPPDQLLVVATKCDSPDANSPAFASYATSAKTAAGIETLQQAIVTKLTELELTEDALVPSSAIRCLGAIEETLGALSTCLESIAGYQSEELIASEIRYAIGQLSEVVGAVYTDDILDVIFSRFCIGK; this is translated from the coding sequence ATGGCTATGGACCTGGAACAAACGATCGTCGCGATTTCTTCCGCGCCGGGAATCGGTGGCAGGTCGATCGTTCGCCTGAGCGGTGAAGATGCCGTTCGCTTGGCGATGAGCATCACAAGCGAGCCGGATGCGGTCACGGTCACCGGCTCGCAGGTCGTCCAGCGCGAGATCTGCCTACCTGGCAAGCGAACGCTGACGGCCGACTTCTGGATCTGGCCCACCTCGCGCAGCTATACGAAACAGCCGCAGGTTGAAATTCATCTGCTCGGTAGCCGAGCAGTCGCTGACCTGGTGCTGATTGGCTTGCGCCGCGCTGGTGCACGACTCGCTCAACCGGGCGAGTTCACGATGCGAGCCTTCCTGGCTGGTCGACTCGATCTCACCCAGGCGGAAGCCGTACTTGGAGTGATCGACGCCCACGGCGAGCAGCGATTTCAATCGGCGCTGCGACAACTCTCAGGCGGGCTGTCGGGTCCCCTGCAAAACGCACGCAATGACTTGATCGAGCTGTTAGCGCTGTTGGAAGCAGGTCTCGACTTTGTCGAAGAAGACATCGAGTTCATCGAGATGGAGGAACTCCGGGAGCGTGTGTCCAGCATCGTGAACTCGCTGGCGCAGCTGCGCGATCAGATTCGTTCGCGGACAACCAACCAGTCGATACCCAAGGTAGTGCTGCTGGGTCTACCCAACGCTGGCAAAAGCAGCTTGTTCAATGCCCTGGCCGGATCCGACGAAGCGATTACTTCGCCCATCTCAGGAACGACGCGCGACTTCATCACTCGCAAGCTGAACTGGGACAATATCGAACTCGAATTGGTCGATACGGCCGGACACGAATCGTTCGAGGATGGTGATGAGATCCGAAAATTTATGGCGGATCAGACCCGATTTGCCACCGAAGATTGCGACGTCGGAATCCTCTGCGTCGATGCCGGTGTTGGCATGTCGGATCAGGATCGTGAATTAAGTCAGAGAATTCCGCCAGACCAGCTCCTGGTTGTCGCTACAAAATGCGACTCGCCGGACGCCAACAGTCCGGCATTCGCCTCGTATGCAACCAGCGCCAAGACGGCAGCCGGCATTGAAACTTTGCAACAAGCCATTGTGACTAAACTTACGGAGTTGGAATTAACCGAGGACGCCCTGGTCCCCAGCTCAGCGATCCGCTGCCTGGGAGCGATCGAGGAAACGTTAGGGGCGCTTTCCACCTGTTTGGAGAGTATCGCGGGTTATCAGTCCGAGGAATTGATCGCTTCTGAGATCCGTTACGCTATTGGACAGCTCTCTGAAGTTGTGGGCGCGGTCTATACCGATGACATTCTGGACGTGATCTTCTCCCGATTTTGCATTGGAAAATAG
- a CDS encoding Gfo/Idh/MocA family protein: MRSNENRRNFMKLTAAAGAGFWAAAGVQAQETKSPNEKINFASIGIGGKGSSDSNDAGRAGNMVAIVDIDKERLEQAGVRFPDAKSYTDYREMLTEMGDKVDAVTVSTPDHSHAPASAMAMSMGKHCFTQKPLTHSIWEARRLGEIAKENKVVTQMGNQGTAERGVRRAAEIIQGGGIGNVKEVHVWTNRPVWPQGVAKPEAQPIPDHLDWEMFIGPAPYREYADAYHPFKWRGWWDFGTGALGDMACHTFNMAFMALNLRDPVSVEAESSGHNGQTYPKWSVIKFEFPELNGRAPVTMYWYDGGKLPSPELTKDLPLNNGKLSSSGSLLIGDAGKIYSPNDYGAKFHLLPEEKYKDYEGPAESIPRSPGHFKEFVDGIKGGPEPMSNFPNYAGPLSETILLGNLSVWTTGESGKGKVIEWDAKNLEAKNAPEVADIIKPKYREGWADLI; this comes from the coding sequence ATGCGTTCTAACGAGAATCGTCGTAACTTCATGAAGCTGACGGCTGCCGCCGGTGCTGGCTTCTGGGCGGCTGCTGGTGTGCAGGCCCAAGAGACGAAGTCCCCTAACGAGAAGATCAACTTTGCCAGTATCGGTATCGGTGGTAAAGGTTCGAGCGACTCGAATGATGCTGGCCGCGCCGGCAACATGGTGGCGATCGTCGACATCGACAAAGAACGCCTGGAACAGGCCGGTGTCCGCTTCCCCGACGCCAAGAGCTACACCGACTACCGTGAAATGCTGACCGAAATGGGCGACAAGGTCGACGCCGTCACCGTCAGTACGCCAGACCACTCGCACGCTCCTGCTTCGGCTATGGCCATGAGCATGGGCAAGCACTGCTTCACCCAAAAGCCGCTGACCCACAGCATCTGGGAAGCACGTCGCCTGGGCGAAATCGCTAAGGAAAACAAGGTTGTTACTCAGATGGGTAACCAAGGTACGGCTGAACGTGGCGTTCGTCGTGCAGCTGAAATCATCCAAGGTGGTGGTATCGGCAACGTGAAGGAAGTTCACGTCTGGACCAACCGTCCTGTGTGGCCACAAGGTGTTGCCAAGCCAGAAGCACAACCGATTCCAGATCACCTGGATTGGGAAATGTTCATCGGCCCAGCTCCTTATCGTGAATACGCTGACGCCTATCACCCATTCAAGTGGCGTGGTTGGTGGGACTTTGGTACCGGTGCTCTCGGTGACATGGCTTGCCATACGTTCAACATGGCCTTCATGGCATTGAACCTGCGTGACCCAGTCTCGGTCGAAGCCGAATCGTCCGGTCACAATGGCCAAACCTATCCGAAGTGGTCGGTCATCAAGTTCGAGTTCCCAGAACTCAACGGTCGTGCTCCGGTTACCATGTACTGGTACGACGGTGGTAAGCTGCCATCGCCGGAACTGACCAAGGACCTGCCGCTGAACAACGGCAAGCTGTCCAGCAGCGGTAGCCTCTTGATCGGCGACGCCGGCAAGATCTACTCGCCAAACGATTACGGTGCCAAGTTCCACTTGCTGCCGGAAGAAAAGTACAAGGACTACGAAGGTCCGGCTGAATCGATTCCGCGTTCGCCGGGTCACTTCAAGGAATTCGTCGACGGCATCAAGGGTGGTCCTGAGCCAATGTCGAACTTCCCGAACTACGCCGGTCCGCTGTCGGAAACCATCCTGCTGGGTAACCTGTCGGTCTGGACCACGGGCGAATCGGGCAAGGGTAAGGTCATCGAATGGGATGCCAAGAACCTGGAAGCTAAGAACGCTCCGGAAGTCGCCGACATCATCAAGCCGAAGTACCGCGAAGGTTGGGCTGACCTGATCTAA